The following proteins are encoded in a genomic region of Saccharopolyspora antimicrobica:
- a CDS encoding DNA recombination protein RmuC: protein MVLIWRLYTDSARRADDALRMVEAERTRSAEQQAALRRYEVAFASITGRGELGEQVLVETARSLGLREGTHFTLQTDLAGGGAARPDMVLAVGGGRQVPVDAKASLAVWAEAMETDDAEERRDALRVHVRNIRSRATELAGKGYQKWADAIYGSIMFVPSDAAVVAALDTDPQLLTWLLDKRVFLCGPTGFAVLASAAMFAATERTIAEDIEQVRSQAVRAQRAANGAVEAVNLSSTHLQRFVSARRRELDALESFRSAVQPLAEAAGSGTVESVRRNEEALVNGSADDAR from the coding sequence ATGGTGCTGATCTGGCGGCTCTACACCGACAGCGCGCGTCGCGCCGACGACGCGCTGCGCATGGTCGAGGCCGAACGCACCCGCAGCGCCGAGCAGCAGGCGGCGCTGCGCCGGTACGAGGTGGCTTTCGCCTCCATCACCGGCCGCGGTGAGCTGGGTGAGCAGGTGCTGGTCGAGACCGCGCGGTCGCTGGGGCTGCGCGAGGGCACGCACTTCACGCTGCAGACCGACCTGGCGGGCGGCGGCGCGGCGCGACCGGACATGGTGCTCGCGGTCGGCGGCGGCAGGCAGGTCCCGGTCGACGCGAAGGCGAGCCTGGCGGTGTGGGCCGAGGCGATGGAGACCGACGACGCCGAGGAGCGCCGCGACGCGCTGCGCGTGCACGTGCGCAACATCCGCTCCCGCGCCACCGAGCTGGCGGGCAAGGGCTACCAGAAGTGGGCCGACGCGATCTACGGCTCGATCATGTTCGTGCCCTCCGACGCCGCGGTGGTCGCCGCGCTCGACACCGACCCGCAGCTGCTGACCTGGCTGCTCGACAAGCGGGTTTTCCTGTGCGGGCCAACGGGATTCGCGGTGCTGGCCTCGGCGGCGATGTTCGCCGCGACGGAGCGCACCATCGCCGAGGACATCGAGCAGGTCCGCTCCCAGGCGGTCCGCGCGCAGCGCGCCGCGAACGGCGCGGTGGAGGCGGTGAACCTCTCCAGCACTCACCTGCAGCGCTTCGTCTCCGCCCGCCGCCGCGAGCTCGACGCGCTCGAATCCTTCCGCAGCGCCGTCCAGCCGCTGGCCGAAGCAGCCGGCTCCGGCACCGTCGAATCGGTCCGCCGGAACGAAGAAGCGCTGGTCAACGGGAGCGCGGACGACGCCCGCTGA
- a CDS encoding AAA family ATPase, whose translation MRLHRLEVTAFGPYREHQVVDFDQLGADGLFLLHGDTGAGKTTLLDAVAFALYGSVPGARGQVKRLRCDTADDGVPTKVVLELTVQGQRLRLERSPEYERPKKRGDGYTTEQAKASLSWIDGAPTEYPPEGLTRIDEVARTVQRLLGMTVEQFFQVVMLPQGEFAKFLRSDTSEREKLLERLFGTQRFGDVERWFVERRRERGRAVEAQSQQVRELIARVSQVSGAVHESDVDDQNWLEDIEKGAVRELEGAQAEQSRLRRERESAESALAERRQLADKVRRVRQANATLAEIGEKSAEHEAWRAERDAAHRAVPVLAAHRAVRRAEQEQEKAAAEVVAAAARCELDADTPVAELRSLAGAKREEAGALAHLVPEAQQQETDRRRATELAEQIARDEQREAKLLEQQAMLPARIATAREQVEEAKHAELRLEGVQSKGTEVAALLSAARDLPAAQQELTTATASAQRAVDVHQQARDLLQDLRARRLAGMAAELATRLAPGEPCPVCGSAEHPEPGKPIDDPVRAEDEEKAQHDEQQAHARREKAAVEAQRAQQKVDGLVERLGERTEPELAAELERLRAERASLRSAAEQLPQRTAGLAELEASTERLTEQLSQLRTGLAAARSEHTALLSTVEERESRLREARGDFPGIADRRTHLLDVAARLEQLVAARTTRDDAERRLAEHREALREAATGAGFDDPAAALAAERSEERITQLTEALAEVEERAAGARAALASAELAGVDGAAEVGLGEATEAATVAREAAERAAALAHRAEQRQRDLAELAERLRGAWAELGPALAEHAELEALADVVNGRGQNARKMSLRAYVLAARLEEVAVAATRRLQKMSGGRYSFVHSDAAGARGTRGGLGLDVLDDYSGKVRPAKTLSGGESFLASLSLALGLADVVAAETGGALLDTLFIDEGFGTLDADTLDLVMDTLDELRAGGRVVGLVSHVEEMRQRIGVRLRVRKSRDGSTLELQT comes from the coding sequence ATGAGACTGCACCGCCTGGAGGTCACCGCCTTCGGCCCGTACCGGGAGCACCAGGTGGTCGACTTCGACCAGCTGGGCGCCGACGGCCTCTTCCTGCTGCACGGCGACACCGGCGCGGGCAAGACGACGCTGCTGGACGCTGTCGCTTTCGCGCTCTACGGCTCGGTTCCGGGTGCGCGCGGTCAGGTCAAGCGGCTGCGCTGCGACACCGCCGATGACGGCGTGCCGACCAAGGTGGTCCTGGAGCTCACGGTGCAGGGCCAGCGCCTGCGGCTGGAGCGCAGTCCGGAGTACGAGCGGCCGAAGAAGCGCGGCGACGGCTACACCACGGAGCAGGCGAAGGCCTCGCTGAGCTGGATCGATGGCGCGCCGACGGAGTACCCGCCGGAGGGCCTGACCCGAATCGACGAGGTCGCGCGCACGGTGCAGCGGCTGCTGGGCATGACCGTCGAGCAGTTCTTCCAGGTGGTGATGCTGCCGCAGGGCGAGTTCGCAAAGTTCCTGCGCTCGGACACCAGCGAGCGGGAGAAGCTGCTGGAGAGGTTGTTCGGCACGCAGCGCTTCGGCGACGTCGAGCGCTGGTTCGTGGAAAGGCGCCGCGAGCGCGGCCGGGCGGTGGAGGCGCAGTCGCAGCAGGTGCGCGAGCTGATCGCGCGCGTCTCGCAGGTCTCCGGCGCGGTTCACGAGTCCGATGTGGACGACCAGAACTGGTTGGAGGACATCGAGAAGGGCGCGGTCCGCGAGCTGGAGGGTGCGCAGGCCGAGCAGTCCCGGCTGCGCCGCGAGCGCGAGTCGGCGGAATCGGCGCTGGCCGAGCGCCGCCAGCTCGCCGACAAGGTGCGACGGGTCCGCCAGGCCAATGCGACTCTCGCCGAGATCGGGGAGAAGTCCGCCGAGCACGAAGCATGGCGCGCGGAACGGGATGCAGCTCACCGCGCTGTCCCGGTTCTGGCAGCTCACCGCGCGGTCCGCCGTGCCGAGCAGGAGCAGGAGAAGGCCGCCGCCGAGGTCGTGGCCGCAGCGGCGCGATGCGAGCTGGATGCGGATACACCGGTGGCGGAGCTGCGTTCGCTCGCCGGGGCGAAGCGGGAGGAAGCGGGAGCCCTCGCGCACCTGGTTCCCGAAGCGCAGCAACAGGAAACCGACCGCCGCCGCGCGACCGAACTGGCCGAGCAGATCGCCCGTGACGAACAGCGGGAAGCGAAGCTGCTCGAACAGCAGGCGATGCTCCCGGCGCGCATCGCCACTGCCCGCGAGCAGGTGGAAGAAGCCAAGCACGCGGAACTCCGCTTGGAGGGCGTGCAGTCCAAGGGCACCGAGGTCGCCGCACTGCTGAGCGCGGCGCGTGATCTCCCCGCTGCGCAGCAGGAACTCACGACGGCGACGGCCAGCGCTCAGCGAGCGGTGGACGTCCACCAGCAGGCGCGGGACCTGCTCCAAGACCTCCGGGCGCGGCGGCTCGCCGGCATGGCCGCCGAGCTCGCGACCCGGCTCGCCCCCGGCGAACCGTGCCCGGTGTGCGGCTCGGCCGAGCATCCCGAGCCGGGCAAGCCGATCGACGACCCGGTGCGCGCTGAGGACGAGGAGAAGGCCCAGCACGACGAGCAGCAGGCGCACGCCCGCCGCGAAAAGGCCGCGGTGGAAGCTCAGCGGGCTCAGCAGAAGGTCGACGGCCTGGTGGAGCGCCTCGGCGAGCGCACCGAGCCCGAACTGGCCGCCGAACTCGAGCGGCTGCGAGCCGAGCGCGCCTCGTTGCGCAGCGCGGCGGAGCAACTGCCGCAGCGCACTGCGGGGCTGGCGGAACTCGAAGCCTCGACGGAGCGGCTGACCGAGCAGCTGTCGCAACTCCGCACCGGTCTGGCGGCCGCGCGGAGCGAGCACACCGCGCTGCTGTCCACAGTGGAAGAACGGGAGTCGCGGTTGCGCGAAGCGCGCGGCGACTTCCCGGGCATCGCCGACCGGCGCACCCACCTGCTCGACGTCGCAGCACGGCTCGAACAGCTGGTGGCCGCCCGCACGACCCGCGACGACGCCGAACGCCGCCTCGCCGAACACCGGGAAGCACTGCGCGAAGCCGCGACCGGAGCAGGATTCGACGACCCCGCCGCCGCACTGGCCGCCGAGCGCAGCGAGGAGCGGATCACCCAGCTCACCGAGGCCCTGGCCGAGGTGGAGGAGCGCGCCGCAGGCGCACGCGCAGCGCTGGCCAGCGCGGAGCTCGCCGGAGTCGACGGAGCCGCCGAGGTCGGCCTCGGAGAGGCCACCGAGGCGGCCACCGTCGCCCGCGAAGCGGCGGAGCGCGCAGCTGCGCTGGCGCATCGCGCCGAGCAGCGGCAGCGCGACCTAGCGGAGCTCGCGGAGCGCTTGCGCGGAGCGTGGGCGGAGCTGGGGCCGGCGTTGGCGGAGCACGCCGAGCTGGAGGCGTTGGCGGACGTGGTCAACGGGCGCGGGCAGAACGCGCGGAAGATGTCGTTGCGCGCGTACGTGCTGGCCGCGCGGTTGGAGGAGGTCGCCGTCGCGGCGACGCGGCGGTTGCAGAAGATGAGCGGCGGGCGGTACTCGTTCGTGCACTCCGATGCCGCCGGGGCGCGCGGTACCCGTGGCGGGCTCGGGCTCGACGTGCTCGACGACTACTCCGGCAAGGTCCGCCCGGCCAAGACGCTGTCCGGTGGCGAGTCGTTCCTCGCCTCGCTCTCGCTGGCGCTCGGGCTGGCCGACGTGGT
- a CDS encoding exonuclease SbcCD subunit D, which produces MRVLHTSDWHVGRTFHGRDLLGDQEAVLGGLADLVVEEQVDVVVVAGDLYDRAVPSGEAVQTCVRVLARIREAGAQLVVTSGNHDSAARVGAFAEFAAAGGLHLRTQVAGLHVPVELADEHGPVAVYGIPYLEPDPARRALRACSDVPGASAEIESRGHTAVLTEAMNRIRADLAGRPAGTRSVVLAHAFVTGGDSSESERTIAVGGVEQVPGSVFDGVDYVALGHLHGPQRLAEHLRYSGSPLAYSFSEAAQRKSVWLVDLDADGLAAVQRRELPVPRRLATAKGELAELLDAPEHAELEDCYLSVTLTDEVRPLEPMRQLQQRFPHAVHLEWKPATGRATAPLRYAEIVRGRDDHALADQFVADCRGSEPTGSERALLGEALRAVAAAEGAK; this is translated from the coding sequence ATGCGGGTACTGCACACCTCCGACTGGCACGTGGGCCGGACGTTCCACGGGCGCGATCTGCTCGGAGATCAGGAGGCCGTCCTTGGCGGGCTGGCCGACCTGGTCGTCGAGGAGCAGGTCGACGTCGTCGTGGTCGCCGGCGACCTCTACGACCGCGCCGTGCCCTCGGGCGAGGCGGTGCAGACCTGCGTGCGCGTGCTCGCGCGGATCCGCGAGGCGGGCGCCCAGCTGGTGGTGACCTCCGGCAACCACGACTCGGCCGCGCGGGTGGGCGCGTTCGCCGAGTTCGCCGCGGCGGGCGGCCTGCACCTGCGCACCCAGGTGGCCGGGCTGCACGTGCCGGTGGAGCTCGCCGACGAGCACGGGCCGGTCGCGGTCTACGGCATCCCGTACCTGGAGCCGGATCCGGCGCGGCGCGCGCTGCGGGCGTGCTCGGACGTGCCGGGAGCCAGCGCCGAGATCGAGTCGCGCGGCCACACCGCGGTGCTCACCGAAGCGATGAACCGGATCCGCGCCGACCTGGCCGGACGCCCGGCCGGAACGCGCTCGGTGGTGCTCGCGCACGCCTTCGTCACCGGGGGCGACAGTTCGGAGTCGGAGCGCACCATCGCGGTCGGCGGCGTCGAGCAGGTGCCGGGCTCGGTCTTCGACGGCGTGGACTACGTGGCCCTGGGCCACCTGCACGGCCCGCAGCGGCTCGCCGAGCACCTGCGGTACTCCGGCAGCCCGCTGGCGTACTCGTTCTCCGAAGCGGCGCAGCGGAAGTCGGTGTGGCTGGTGGATCTGGACGCCGACGGCCTCGCCGCGGTGCAGCGCCGCGAACTGCCGGTCCCACGGCGCCTGGCCACCGCGAAGGGCGAGCTGGCGGAGCTGCTCGACGCGCCCGAGCACGCCGAGCTGGAGGACTGCTACCTGTCGGTGACGCTCACCGACGAGGTCCGCCCGCTGGAGCCGATGCGCCAGCTCCAGCAGCGGTTCCCGCACGCGGTCCACCTGGAGTGGAAGCCGGCGACCGGCCGCGCGACCGCCCCGCTGCGCTACGCCGAGATCGTGCGCGGTCGCGACGACCACGCGCTCGCCGACCAGTTCGTGGCGGACTGCCGGGGCTCGGAGCCCACCGGGTCCGAGCGCGCGCTGCTCGGCGAGGCGCTGCGGGCGGTCGCTGCCGCGGAGGGGGCGAAATGA
- a CDS encoding L-fucose/L-arabinose isomerase family protein: MARIGVVTISDGRDHVHARNTDFIQSKQDALVRSLRDAGHEVVVGDDLVATNALATSVSRRVAAAEVDVTVFYYTVWAFPHFTMLAADATRSPLVLVASTDPTEPGLVGMLAAGGALDQIGRPHTRAWGAPDDAELVEKIGVQAAASAAVKSLRGSTFGRFGGRPMGMNTTVANTDQWMREFGIDVEEIDQYELILRADKADASEARKAREWIEQNAAGVHYDGKKLTPELLERQLRSYLAIRDIIAERNLDFTGIKAQPELTENFATMDVTEAFLNDPYDWNGPKEPHICATEADMDGALTMQLFKAISGTPVLFADVRHYHADRDIWDLCNSGQHATWYAARSDDPAENLAKVNFYPEVFFFPAGGASVQHIAAPGQMTLGRLTRENGEYRFQLMLGEFESYDDATNKVLMDQSTPEWPHAFARLDAPGELFLSKFGANHIHAIPGDHRPALRAVAEQLGVRLDEWTRG, from the coding sequence GTGGCCCGCATCGGTGTCGTCACCATTTCCGACGGTCGCGACCACGTCCACGCCCGCAACACCGACTTCATCCAGTCCAAGCAGGACGCGCTGGTCCGGTCGCTGCGCGATGCCGGGCACGAAGTGGTGGTCGGGGACGACCTGGTGGCCACCAACGCGCTGGCCACCTCGGTGTCGCGCCGGGTGGCCGCGGCCGAGGTGGACGTGACGGTCTTCTACTACACGGTCTGGGCGTTCCCGCACTTCACGATGCTCGCCGCGGACGCCACCCGCAGCCCGCTGGTGCTGGTGGCCAGCACCGACCCGACCGAGCCGGGCCTGGTCGGCATGCTCGCCGCCGGTGGCGCGCTGGACCAGATCGGCCGTCCGCACACCCGCGCCTGGGGCGCTCCGGACGACGCCGAGCTGGTCGAGAAGATCGGTGTGCAGGCGGCGGCCTCGGCGGCGGTGAAGTCGTTGCGCGGTTCGACCTTCGGCCGCTTCGGCGGGCGGCCGATGGGCATGAACACCACGGTGGCCAACACCGACCAGTGGATGCGCGAGTTCGGCATCGACGTCGAGGAGATCGACCAGTACGAGCTGATCCTGCGCGCCGACAAGGCCGACGCCAGCGAGGCGCGCAAGGCCCGCGAGTGGATCGAGCAGAACGCCGCCGGGGTGCACTACGACGGCAAGAAGCTCACGCCCGAGCTGCTGGAGCGGCAGCTGCGCTCCTACCTGGCGATCCGGGACATCATCGCGGAGCGCAACCTGGACTTCACCGGGATCAAGGCGCAGCCGGAGCTGACCGAGAACTTCGCGACCATGGACGTCACCGAGGCGTTCCTCAACGACCCCTACGACTGGAACGGCCCGAAGGAACCGCACATCTGCGCCACCGAGGCGGACATGGACGGCGCGCTGACCATGCAGCTGTTCAAGGCGATCTCCGGCACGCCGGTGCTGTTCGCCGACGTCCGCCACTACCACGCCGACCGGGACATCTGGGACCTGTGCAACTCCGGCCAGCACGCCACCTGGTACGCCGCGCGCAGCGACGACCCGGCGGAGAACCTGGCCAAGGTCAACTTCTACCCCGAGGTGTTCTTCTTCCCGGCGGGCGGCGCGTCCGTCCAGCACATCGCGGCGCCGGGGCAGATGACGCTGGGCAGGCTGACCCGCGAGAACGGCGAGTACCGGTTCCAGCTGATGCTCGGGGAGTTCGAGAGCTACGACGACGCGACCAACAAGGTCCTGATGGACCAGTCGACCCCGGAGTGGCCGCACGCCTTCGCCCGCCTGGACGCACCGGGCGAGCTGTTCCTGTCGAAGTTCGGCGCCAACCACATCCACGCGATCCCCGGCGACCACCGCCCGGCCCTGCGCGCGGTCGCCGAACAGCTCGGCGTCCGCCTCGACGAGTGGACCCGGGGCTGA
- a CDS encoding FGGY-family carbohydrate kinase, producing MAEKVLLGIDIGTASSKGVLVSADGRILARASRQHETSYPHPGWVEHDAESVWWADFLALARELVPAADGREIAGLGVSGIGPVLLPADGTGKPLRPAILYGVDTRATEEIAELTEEFGADEILRRGGSALSSQAVGPKIRWLAKHEPEVYQRTEMLLMCSSYLVHRLTGRYVLDHHSASQCDPLYDLQSRTWSQDWAQRVAPGLALPELAWPTEVVGRVSAQAAAETGLPEGLPVTAGTVDAWAEATSVGVRQPGDVMLMYGTTMFFVQVLDEVRPHPALWGTCGAFPGTYTLAAGMATSGAVTQWLRNLVDGEFADLVEQAAKVPAGSRGLLMLPYFAGERTPIFDPDARGMLAGLALEHGSAELYRAALEGIGFGVRHNLEAMGEAGGTAARLVAVGGGTQGGLWTQIISDITGQEQQVPGETIGAAYGDALLAGVGTDTAVDPDGWNPVASTVRPNPEHTERYEAYFRHYRGLYDSTVRIAHFLAGEQRAADERG from the coding sequence GTGGCCGAGAAGGTGTTGCTCGGGATCGACATCGGGACGGCTAGTTCGAAGGGCGTGCTGGTCAGCGCGGACGGGCGGATCCTGGCCCGGGCGAGCAGGCAGCACGAGACGTCCTACCCGCACCCGGGATGGGTCGAGCACGACGCCGAATCGGTGTGGTGGGCGGACTTCCTGGCCCTGGCGCGGGAACTCGTCCCGGCCGCCGACGGGCGGGAGATCGCCGGCCTGGGCGTCAGCGGCATCGGTCCGGTGCTGCTGCCCGCGGACGGCACCGGGAAGCCGCTGCGCCCGGCGATCCTCTACGGCGTCGACACCCGCGCGACCGAGGAGATCGCCGAGCTGACCGAGGAGTTCGGCGCCGACGAGATCCTGCGTCGGGGCGGCTCCGCGCTGTCCAGCCAGGCGGTCGGGCCGAAGATCCGCTGGCTGGCCAAGCACGAGCCGGAGGTCTACCAGCGCACCGAGATGCTGCTGATGTGCAGCTCGTACCTGGTGCACCGGCTCACCGGCCGCTACGTGCTCGACCACCACTCCGCCAGCCAGTGCGACCCGCTCTACGACCTGCAGTCCCGCACCTGGTCGCAGGACTGGGCGCAGCGCGTGGCGCCCGGGCTGGCGCTGCCCGAGCTGGCCTGGCCGACCGAGGTCGTCGGGCGCGTCAGCGCGCAGGCGGCGGCGGAAACCGGTCTGCCGGAAGGGCTTCCGGTGACCGCGGGCACCGTGGACGCGTGGGCGGAAGCCACCAGCGTGGGCGTGCGGCAGCCCGGTGACGTGATGCTGATGTACGGCACCACGATGTTCTTCGTGCAGGTGCTCGACGAGGTGCGGCCGCACCCGGCGCTGTGGGGCACGTGCGGTGCTTTCCCCGGCACCTACACGCTGGCGGCGGGGATGGCGACCTCGGGCGCGGTCACGCAGTGGCTGCGGAACCTGGTCGACGGCGAGTTCGCCGACCTCGTCGAGCAGGCCGCCAAGGTTCCGGCGGGCAGCCGCGGTCTGCTGATGCTGCCGTACTTCGCGGGGGAGCGGACGCCGATCTTCGACCCGGACGCGCGCGGGATGCTCGCCGGGCTGGCCCTCGAGCACGGCAGCGCCGAGCTGTACCGGGCGGCGCTGGAGGGCATCGGCTTCGGGGTCCGCCACAACCTGGAGGCGATGGGCGAGGCGGGCGGCACGGCGGCGCGCCTGGTCGCGGTCGGCGGCGGCACCCAGGGCGGGTTGTGGACGCAGATCATCTCCGACATCACCGGTCAGGAGCAGCAGGTGCCGGGCGAGACGATCGGCGCGGCCTACGGCGATGCGCTGCTCGCGGGCGTGGGCACGGACACCGCGGTCGACCCGGACGGCTGGAACCCGGTGGCTAGCACCGTTCGGCCGAACCCGGAGCACACCGAGCGTTACGAGGCCTACTTCCGCCACTACCGGGGTCTCTACGACTCCACGGTGCGGATCGCGCACTTCTTGGCAGGTGAGCAGCGCGCGGCGGACGAGCGCGGCTGA
- a CDS encoding alpha/beta hydrolase, translating to MSATRRVLAACFALLALVAAGCSRVSDADEAPPVATAARELGAAEVLRDQAYAEHDTGALKLDLFLPAQQGTPAPLVVYVHGGGWDAGVRTLDVDRTTTEALTAERLLERGYAVATVDYRLSGVAQAPAQLIDVADAVRWLQQRAGQWGLDGDRVVLWGASAGGQLVSQLGAVTGDPDKPGGGLTGIRAVVDWFGPTDMSAEAQRAQPHMQEYARRVVDQLLGCMPVDCPDKAEAISPIRHLSGDEPPFLIQQGTADSLVPLAQSLDFAEALRTLGVTVEMHPYEGLDHGFGRGPHTPLIVDTVTAFVETHV from the coding sequence ATGTCAGCGACGCGACGTGTTCTCGCGGCCTGCTTCGCCCTGTTGGCGCTGGTCGCCGCGGGCTGCTCGCGGGTGTCGGACGCCGACGAAGCCCCGCCGGTCGCGACGGCTGCCCGCGAGCTGGGCGCGGCCGAGGTGCTGCGCGACCAGGCCTACGCGGAGCACGACACGGGCGCGCTGAAGCTGGACCTGTTCCTGCCCGCGCAGCAGGGGACGCCGGCTCCGCTGGTGGTCTACGTGCACGGCGGCGGTTGGGATGCCGGAGTTCGCACGCTCGACGTGGACCGCACCACCACCGAGGCGCTGACCGCCGAGCGGCTGCTGGAGCGCGGTTATGCGGTGGCCACGGTCGACTACCGGTTGAGCGGGGTGGCGCAGGCCCCGGCGCAGCTCATCGATGTCGCCGACGCGGTGCGCTGGTTGCAGCAGCGGGCCGGGCAGTGGGGCCTGGACGGCGATCGGGTCGTGCTCTGGGGCGCTTCCGCGGGTGGGCAGCTGGTGTCGCAGCTCGGTGCGGTGACCGGTGATCCGGACAAGCCGGGCGGCGGGCTGACCGGGATCCGCGCGGTGGTCGACTGGTTCGGCCCGACCGACATGAGCGCCGAAGCGCAGCGGGCGCAGCCGCACATGCAGGAGTACGCGCGCCGGGTGGTCGACCAGCTGCTCGGCTGCATGCCGGTGGACTGCCCGGACAAGGCCGAGGCGATCAGCCCGATCCGGCACCTCTCCGGCGACGAGCCGCCGTTCCTGATCCAGCAGGGCACGGCGGATTCGCTGGTCCCGCTGGCGCAGAGCCTCGACTTCGCGGAGGCGCTGCGCACGCTCGGCGTGACCGTGGAGATGCACCCCTACGAGGGCCTGGACCACGGCTTCGGCCGGGGCCCGCACACGCCCCTGATCGTCGACACCGTCACCGCGTTCGTCGAAACCCACGTCTGA
- a CDS encoding LacI family DNA-binding transcriptional regulator — MATISDVATRAGVSTATVSRALNGKSSVDPALAARVLAAAAELGYRPNGPARNLRKQETAVLALIIADVENPFFTAIARGVEDVAHAAGYSVVLCNSDDEPAKEREYIDVALQERVAGVLLSPTGHSESVELLNRHTTPVVAVDRPLPNSPSDTVLVDSRLAAAEAIQHLADQGYRRIGCITGPSGVRTADDRLAGYRDGVRAAGLPLTDVLVRRSEFKAAGAKQAAHSLLIRPDRPDAVLVANNMMAVGVLETCAELGLRPGRDIGVVAFDDAPWATLLDPPLTVVAQPAYDVGAEAAQLLLGRIAGERTKPTTRTLSAHLVARASSARASAN, encoded by the coding sequence GTGGCGACGATAAGTGATGTGGCCACCCGTGCCGGGGTGTCCACCGCGACGGTTTCCCGCGCGCTCAACGGCAAGAGCTCCGTCGATCCCGCGCTGGCAGCCAGGGTGCTCGCCGCGGCCGCCGAGCTCGGCTACCGGCCCAACGGCCCGGCCCGCAACCTGCGCAAGCAGGAGACCGCGGTGCTGGCCCTGATCATCGCGGACGTGGAGAACCCGTTCTTCACCGCGATCGCGCGCGGCGTGGAGGACGTGGCGCACGCGGCGGGGTACTCGGTGGTGCTGTGCAACTCCGACGACGAGCCGGCGAAGGAGCGCGAGTACATCGACGTCGCGCTGCAGGAGCGGGTGGCCGGGGTGCTGCTGTCGCCGACCGGCCACAGCGAGAGCGTCGAGCTGCTCAACAGGCACACCACGCCGGTCGTGGCGGTGGACCGCCCGCTGCCGAACTCGCCGAGCGACACCGTGCTCGTGGACAGCAGGCTGGCGGCCGCGGAAGCCATCCAGCACCTCGCTGACCAGGGATATCGTCGGATCGGCTGCATCACCGGCCCCAGCGGCGTGCGCACCGCCGACGACCGCCTCGCGGGCTACCGCGACGGCGTCCGGGCGGCCGGGCTGCCGCTGACCGACGTGCTGGTGCGGCGTTCGGAGTTCAAGGCGGCCGGGGCGAAGCAGGCCGCGCATTCGCTGCTGATCCGGCCCGACCGCCCGGACGCGGTGCTGGTGGCCAACAACATGATGGCGGTCGGCGTGCTGGAGACCTGCGCGGAGCTGGGCCTGCGGCCTGGCCGGGACATCGGCGTGGTGGCCTTCGACGACGCCCCGTGGGCGACGCTGCTGGACCCACCGCTGACGGTCGTCGCCCAGCCCGCGTACGACGTCGGCGCGGAAGCCGCCCAGCTCCTGCTCGGCCGGATCGCCGGCGAGCGCACGAAGCCGACCACGAGAACCCTCTCGGCTCACCTTGTGGCCCGAGCCAGCAGCGCCCGCGCATCAGCGAACTGA